One Aquarana catesbeiana isolate 2022-GZ linkage group LG04, ASM4218655v1, whole genome shotgun sequence genomic region harbors:
- the LOC141139987 gene encoding glutathione S-transferase 3-like — MSGKPKLYYFDGRGRMESIRWLLAAAGIEFEEEMLETREQYEALLKEGALLFEQVPMVQMDGMRLVQSRAIMQYMAAKYDLYGKNMKERLLIDMFVGGTTDLIEIIIPHQFLSPEDKQKHIKVIVQKAKERYFPVYEKILKEHGGKFLVGNQLSWADVQLLEAILMVEEKCTDILPGFPRLKEFQQRISEIPTIKAFLQPGSKRKPVPDDKYVTTVRTVLQAYYNVKLNYIH, encoded by the exons ATGTCTGGAAAACCCAAACTTTATTACTTTGATGGCAGAGGTAGAATGGAATCCATCCGTTGGCTGCTTGCAGCAGCTGGAATTGAg TTTGAAGAAGAAATGTTAGAAACAAGGGAGCAGTATGAAGCCTTACTCAAAG AAGGAGCATTACTTTTTGAGCAAGTCCCAATGGTGCAAATGGATGGAATGAGACTTGTACAATCAAGAGCCATAATGCAGTATATGGCTGCAAAATATGACCTGTATGGGAAAAACATGAAGGAAAGATTgct AATCGATATGTTTGTTGGAGGCACTACTGATCTTATAGAGATCATCATCCCACATCAATTTTTATCACCTGAAGACAaacagaagcacattaaggttattGTGCAAAAGGCTAAAGAAAGATACTTTCCTGTTTATGAAAAG ATCTTAAAAGAACATGGTGGGAAATTTCTGGTTGGAAATCAGCTGAGCTGGGCAGATGTGCAGCTGCTGGAGGCCATCCTAATGGTAGAAGAAAAATGTACCGACATCCTACCTGGCTTTCCACGACTGAAG GAGTTCCAGCAGAGAATAAGTGAAATACCTACAATCAAAGCATTCCTGCAGCCTGGTAGTAAAAGAAAACCAGTGCCTGATGATAAATACGTGACCACAGTGAGGACAGTTCTGCAGGCCTACTACAATGTAAAATTAAATTACATTCATTAG